The following proteins are encoded in a genomic region of Arvicanthis niloticus isolate mArvNil1 chromosome 21, mArvNil1.pat.X, whole genome shotgun sequence:
- the Ccr4 gene encoding C-C chemokine receptor type 4 has product MNATDVTDTTQDETAYNSYYFYESLPKPCTKEGIKAFGEVFLPPLYSLVFLLGLFGNSVVVLVLFKYKRLKSMTDVYLLNLAISDLLFVLSLPFWGYYAADQWVFGLGLCKIVSWMYLVGFYSGIFFIMLMSIDRYLAIVHAVFSLKARTLTYGVITSLITWSVAVFASLPGLLFSTCYTEHNHTYCKTQYSVNSTTWKVLSSLEINVLGLVIPLGIMLFCYSMIIRTLQHCKNEKKNRAVRMIFAVVVLFLGFWTPYNVVLFLETLVELEVLQDCTLERYLDYAIQATETLAFIHCCLNPVIYFFLGEKFRKYIAQLFRTCRGPLVLCQHCDFLQIYSADASSSSYTQSTMDHDFRDAL; this is encoded by the coding sequence ATGAATGCTACAGACGTCACAGACACCACACAGGATGAAACTGCATACAATAGTTACTACTTCTACGAAAGCCTGCCCAAGCCTTGCACCAAGGAAGGCATCAAGGCATTCGGGgaggtcttcctgcctcctctctaCTCCTTGGTCTTTTTGTTGGGTCTGTTTGGAAATTCTGTTGTGGTTCTGGTACTGTTCAAATACAAGAGGCTGAAGTCCATGACTGATGTGTACTTGCTGAACCTAGCCATCTCGGATTTACTGTTTGTgctgtccctccctttctggggcTACTATGCTGCAGACCAGTGGGTTTTTGGACTAGGTCTGTGCAAGATTGTTTCGTGGATGTACCTGGTGGGTTTTTACAGTGGTATCTTCTTCATCATGCTGATGAGCATAGACAGATACCTGGCCATCGTGCACGCGGTGTTTTCCTTGAAAGCAAGGACTCTGACCTACGGCGTCATCACCAGCCTGATCACGTGGTCAGTGGCTGTGTTCGCCTCCCTCCCAGGCCTCTTGTTCAGCACTTGCTATACAGAACACAACCATACGTACTGCAAAACCCAGTACTCGGTCAACTCGACCACATGGAAAGTCCTCAGCTCCCTGGAGATCAATGTCCTGGGGCTGGTCATCCCCCTGGGGATCATGCTGTTTTGCTATTCCATGATCATTAGGACCCTGCAACACTgtaagaatgagaagaagaaCAGAGCAGTTCGGATGATCTTTGCCGTGGTGGTCCTCTTCCTTGGCTTCTGGACGCCCTATAACGTGGTGCTTTTCCTGGAAACTCTGGTGGAGCTTGAAGTCCTTCAAGACTGCACCTTGGAGAGGTACCTAGACTATGCCATCCAGGCCACAGAAACCCTGGCCTTCATTCACTGCTGCCTTAACCCCGTCATTTACTTCTTCCTCGGGGAGAAATTCCGCAAGTACATCGCCCAACTCTTCAGAACGTGCCGGGGTCCTCTTGTGCTTTGCCAACACTGTGACTTCCTTCAGATCTACTCGGCTGACGCCTCCAGCTCCTCTTACACGCAGTCTACCATGGATCATGACTTCCGTGATGCTTTGTAA